The genomic segment GGTTATTAAACGCATCTACGGGGTGGATACCCTGGCGTATGAAAACGGGGCACTCGATGCCAGAACGAAGGAATTACTCGGACTGGTTGCTTCCATGGTGCTTCGGTGCGATGATTGCATAAAATATCACCTCATCCGTTGTCATGAGCTAAAAGTCTCTACAGAAGAAATCATGGAAACCTTCGGTGTTGCCAACCTTGTTGGAGGAACCATTGTCATTCCTCACACAAGGAGGGCCCTGGAATTCTGGGAAGAATTATGATGATTATTTGCTTCCTTTTCCAGGATATACTTTTCCTGAAATTATTTGTCTGTTATACATGAAACATCTACGCACGATCGGGTTATTGGGATTGATATTCCTGGGTTTTATAATTACTCAGGATGCCGGAGCACAGATTACCAAGATCCTGGGTAAAGTGATCGATGCCGATACCAAGGAACCTATTCCTTTTGCCAACGTGTATTTTAAAAATAAACCCATCGGTGCTACTTCAAGCTTCGATGGTACTTTCTCCATTGAAACACGGGATGCTTCCGATTCGTTGTTTGCTTCTTTTATAGGATACCGGAGCCAGACCAGGAAAATCACAAAAAATATTTTCCAGGAAGTGGTTTTTGAGTTGAAGTCT from the Bacteroidota bacterium genome contains:
- a CDS encoding carboxymuconolactone decarboxylase family protein, translating into MGNLLNEFNAYREKMNKKILEAPNNKVIKRIYGVDTLAYENGALDARTKELLGLVASMVLRCDDCIKYHLIRCHELKVSTEEIMETFGVANLVGGTIVIPHTRRALEFWEEL
- a CDS encoding carboxypeptidase-like regulatory domain-containing protein → MKHLRTIGLLGLIFLGFIITQDAGAQITKILGKVIDADTKEPIPFANVYFKNKPIGATSSFDGTFSIETRDASDSLFASFIGYRSQTRKITKNIFQEVVFELKSENVQLKEVVILPGENPAEVLLRKIIANKENNNRKEFDAYQYEVYTKIQFDANNVTEKLRERRFMKPFKFIFDYVDTSVVNG